One Kitasatospora sp. MAP12-44 DNA segment encodes these proteins:
- a CDS encoding extracellular solute-binding protein: MNKRVLSFAAVCAVGTLTLTACGSSGGGGASAGGTVTLKLVAADYGDKASNSSTLYWNDVAKNFEAANPKIKVDVQVINWNDIDKQVTTMIQSGNMPDILQTGGYADKVADNLLYPVSDVLSTSTAGDFIDSFAQAGQVGGVQYGIPFVSSARALFYNKAIFAQAGIAAPPQTWDDVKNDAALIKAKVPGVTPYALPLGPEEAQAESMIWELGNGGGPTDSSGKYTLNSQANIDTFSWLKANLVDPGLTYPNPAATDRKTAFADFAAGKAAMLNGHPSLIQMSTDGKVDYGVAPIPGRTGALKSTLGVADWMMAFKKNGHKDQIKAFLDFAYSEQNTQKFDETYNLMPVTQDTLQAMTSSGKHADLQPFFALLPQASFYPLGDTTWDAVSAQIKQSIGTAVSGDPAKVLGDLQKKAQDAVANK, encoded by the coding sequence GTGAACAAGCGTGTGCTCAGTTTCGCGGCGGTCTGTGCGGTAGGCACTCTCACGCTCACGGCGTGCGGCAGCAGCGGTGGCGGCGGGGCCTCCGCGGGAGGGACCGTGACCCTCAAGCTGGTCGCGGCCGACTACGGCGACAAGGCGTCCAACAGCTCCACGCTCTACTGGAACGACGTGGCGAAGAACTTCGAGGCCGCCAACCCCAAGATCAAGGTCGACGTCCAGGTCATCAACTGGAACGACATCGACAAGCAGGTCACGACGATGATCCAGAGCGGCAACATGCCGGACATCCTGCAGACCGGCGGCTACGCCGACAAGGTCGCCGACAACCTGCTCTACCCCGTCTCCGACGTCCTCTCCACCAGCACCGCGGGCGACTTCATCGACAGCTTCGCCCAGGCCGGCCAGGTCGGCGGCGTCCAGTACGGCATCCCGTTCGTCTCCTCGGCCCGTGCCCTGTTCTACAACAAGGCGATCTTCGCGCAGGCCGGCATCGCCGCGCCGCCGCAGACCTGGGACGACGTCAAGAACGACGCCGCCCTCATCAAGGCGAAGGTTCCCGGTGTCACCCCCTACGCGTTGCCGCTGGGCCCGGAGGAGGCGCAGGCCGAGAGCATGATCTGGGAGCTGGGCAACGGCGGTGGCCCCACCGACAGTTCGGGCAAGTACACGCTCAACAGCCAGGCGAACATCGACACCTTCAGCTGGCTGAAGGCCAACCTGGTCGACCCGGGCCTGACCTACCCCAACCCGGCCGCCACCGACCGCAAGACCGCCTTCGCCGACTTCGCCGCCGGCAAGGCCGCGATGCTCAACGGCCACCCGTCGCTGATCCAGATGTCCACCGACGGCAAGGTCGACTACGGCGTCGCCCCGATCCCCGGCAGGACCGGCGCGCTCAAGTCCACGCTGGGCGTGGCCGACTGGATGATGGCGTTCAAGAAGAACGGCCACAAGGACCAGATCAAGGCGTTCCTGGACTTCGCGTACTCCGAGCAGAACACGCAGAAGTTCGACGAGACCTACAACCTGATGCCGGTCACCCAGGACACCCTGCAGGCGATGACCAGCAGCGGCAAGCACGCGGACCTGCAGCCGTTCTTCGCGCTGCTGCCGCAGGCCTCCTTCTACCCGCTGGGCGACACCACGTGGGACGCAGTCTCGGCGCAGATCAAGCAGAGCATCGGCACCGCCGTCAGTGGCGACCCGGCCAAGGTCCTCGGCGACCTGCAGAAGAAGGCGCAGGACGCCGTCGCCAACAAGTAG
- a CDS encoding ricin-type beta-trefoil lectin domain protein — MAHRMLRTPLIAALSAVLIPAGCLLGTGTAAANDGVTAPAANFSSAATPNTPIAPLPPMGFNNWARAQCTPQAPLDNSNQLSYSFQQYMEDNAKGLSDAGLINAGYKTVTVDDCWMYRNSSGYLHGALNWGGATDVRDTTQQPGFDYELSAYGSYLHSLGAKFGIYETSGTHTCSTAAPTAPNLPNGSESYEQSDANSFVYWGVNELKYDNCGPQEPIPTLDARMSGDLNTAVTNANKAGTPTPNVMFDISAPAGLGNGPDKFASMDSVRGLGQLWRIGPDIWTYGDGQDPWNQAIAPGGYNIGAYQSFDNSVELSRYQGPGNWNDADMLLIGDNGMTTAEERSQMALFSALAAPLVVSTDARKFEPSYIAAHPAEAAHLNASVAILGNPEVIAVDQDPLGAGGYRVSGGGANADGTPAATSGIDVVVKPLADGSRAVVVLNKGATSANYTLSLSSLGFSGAGCGYSVRDLWAHSTSSSTGSVPLTIGSHDNAMLKITPQNGCGTVTPRGQITVSRDDWSKASLCLDNYNSGTAAGNPVDVYPCSGGSNQQWQRNADGSVQLMQSGAANLCLTAQSGSTTGAINGQSGQWVGVAPCGSAPGNQTWTYNRDGNLKLAGTTQCLDVYSGTTTTSGTPVDLYACGAAPSAVQTNQTWAAPFSTPPAA; from the coding sequence GTGGCACATCGAATGCTCCGCACCCCCCTCATCGCGGCTCTCAGCGCCGTACTGATCCCCGCCGGCTGCCTGCTGGGCACCGGTACGGCCGCCGCCAACGACGGCGTCACCGCGCCGGCCGCGAACTTCTCGTCCGCAGCCACCCCGAACACCCCGATCGCCCCGCTCCCGCCGATGGGCTTCAACAACTGGGCCCGCGCCCAGTGCACCCCGCAGGCGCCGCTGGACAACTCCAACCAGCTCTCCTACTCCTTCCAGCAGTACATGGAGGACAACGCCAAGGGCCTGTCCGACGCCGGACTGATCAACGCGGGCTACAAGACGGTCACCGTCGACGACTGCTGGATGTACCGCAACAGCTCCGGCTACCTGCACGGCGCGCTCAACTGGGGCGGCGCCACCGACGTTCGCGACACCACTCAACAGCCCGGCTTCGACTACGAGTTGAGCGCCTACGGCAGCTACCTGCACAGCCTGGGCGCCAAGTTCGGCATCTACGAGACCTCCGGCACGCACACCTGCAGCACCGCCGCGCCGACCGCACCCAACCTGCCGAACGGCAGCGAGAGTTACGAGCAGAGCGACGCCAACTCCTTCGTCTACTGGGGCGTCAACGAGCTCAAGTACGACAACTGCGGCCCCCAGGAGCCCATCCCGACCCTGGACGCCCGGATGTCCGGCGATCTGAACACCGCGGTCACCAACGCCAACAAGGCCGGCACCCCCACGCCCAACGTCATGTTCGACATCTCCGCCCCGGCAGGCCTGGGCAACGGCCCGGACAAGTTCGCCTCGATGGACTCGGTGCGCGGCCTCGGCCAGCTCTGGCGGATCGGCCCGGACATCTGGACCTACGGCGACGGCCAGGACCCGTGGAACCAGGCGATCGCCCCCGGCGGCTACAACATCGGCGCCTACCAGAGCTTCGACAACTCCGTTGAGCTCAGCCGCTACCAGGGCCCGGGCAACTGGAACGACGCCGACATGCTGCTGATCGGCGACAACGGCATGACCACCGCCGAGGAGCGCAGCCAGATGGCGCTCTTCTCCGCGCTGGCCGCCCCGCTGGTGGTCTCCACCGATGCCCGCAAGTTCGAGCCCTCCTACATCGCCGCCCACCCCGCCGAGGCGGCGCACCTGAACGCCTCGGTCGCCATCCTCGGCAATCCCGAGGTCATCGCGGTCGACCAGGACCCGCTGGGCGCCGGCGGCTACCGGGTCTCCGGCGGCGGCGCCAACGCCGACGGCACACCGGCCGCGACCAGCGGCATCGACGTCGTGGTCAAGCCGCTCGCCGACGGCAGCCGGGCGGTCGTCGTCCTCAACAAGGGCGCGACGTCCGCCAACTACACGCTCTCCCTGTCGAGTCTCGGCTTCAGCGGCGCCGGTTGCGGCTACAGCGTGCGTGACCTGTGGGCGCACAGCACCAGCAGCTCCACCGGCAGCGTCCCGCTCACCATCGGCTCGCACGACAACGCGATGCTGAAGATCACCCCGCAGAACGGCTGCGGCACCGTCACCCCGCGCGGCCAGATCACCGTCTCGCGCGACGACTGGAGCAAGGCCTCGCTCTGCCTGGACAACTACAACTCCGGTACTGCGGCAGGCAATCCGGTCGACGTCTACCCGTGCAGCGGTGGCTCCAACCAGCAGTGGCAGCGCAATGCCGACGGCTCGGTGCAGCTGATGCAGAGCGGCGCGGCCAACCTCTGCCTCACCGCTCAGAGCGGCTCCACCACCGGCGCCATCAACGGCCAGTCGGGCCAGTGGGTCGGCGTCGCCCCCTGCGGCTCCGCCCCGGGTAACCAGACCTGGACCTACAACCGGGACGGCAATCTGAAGCTGGCCGGCACCACCCAGTGCCTGGACGTCTACAGCGGCACGACCACCACCAGCGGCACCCCGGTCGACCTCTACGCCTGCGGCGCCGCACCGAGCGCCGTGCAGACCAACCAGACCTGGGCCGCCCCCTTCAGTACTCCCCCGGCTGCCTGA
- a CDS encoding DUF2071 domain-containing protein, with protein sequence MRYLLQRHPLPMRTWFAHSLVLTYALPPQVLTPLLPPGLTLDTYTDPAGTEHGFVAAALVDTRALRPAFLPARFGADYLLTGYRIFTRFPTPNGRTMRGLKILRSDTDSRMMQLGGNTLTRYHYRHARIGTRVVDGTLEFKVLSADGRADLHVRADLAGGPAPLPDGSPFAHARDARRFAGPLPYTFDHEPQTGSVIVVKATRACWDPVPVAVEVPRLTFFDHGPFADTKPLLANAFHVAGLDYGWEAGRRRAENGAQR encoded by the coding sequence GTGAGGTACCTGCTCCAGCGCCACCCGCTACCGATGCGGACCTGGTTCGCGCACTCCCTGGTGCTCACCTACGCGCTGCCGCCGCAGGTGCTCACCCCGCTGCTACCGCCCGGGCTCACCCTGGACACCTACACCGACCCGGCCGGAACCGAGCACGGCTTCGTCGCGGCCGCCCTGGTGGACACCCGTGCCCTGCGCCCGGCGTTCCTGCCCGCCCGGTTCGGCGCCGACTACCTGCTCACCGGCTATCGCATCTTCACCCGCTTCCCGACGCCGAACGGTCGCACCATGCGCGGCCTGAAGATCCTGCGCAGCGACACGGACAGCCGGATGATGCAGCTGGGCGGCAACACCCTCACCCGCTACCACTACCGACACGCCCGGATCGGCACCCGGGTGGTGGACGGCACCCTGGAGTTCAAGGTCCTCAGCGCGGACGGTCGCGCCGATCTCCACGTTCGGGCCGACCTCGCGGGCGGCCCGGCCCCGCTGCCGGACGGCAGCCCGTTCGCGCATGCCAGGGACGCACGACGCTTCGCCGGCCCGCTGCCCTACACCTTCGACCACGAGCCGCAGACCGGCTCCGTCATCGTGGTGAAAGCCACCCGCGCGTGCTGGGACCCGGTTCCGGTCGCGGTCGAGGTGCCCCGGCTGACGTTCTTCGACCACGGCCCGTTCGCCGACACAAAGCCACTGCTGGCCAACGCCTTCCATGTCGCCGGCCTCGACTACGGCTGGGAGGCCGGCCGCCGCCGAGCCGAGAACGGTGCGCAGCGATGA
- a CDS encoding class I SAM-dependent methyltransferase, whose protein sequence is MTDDQAARGQAVRRPSGVREVFAYNWPSYLAGGLAVTTSWALGRRLPRRPAALARAGALTATGWLVSSTAASWWVYDRSELHSFGWLADLLPHGPGDHLVVSSGLDEASRPLAARYPGAAQSRADLYDPALTTEGSIRRARRRVPPIAGTRPARPERLPAPASSQDTVFLVFAAHELRQPADREALFAECARTLRPGGTLILVEHLRDAANTAVYGPGAWHFLPRAEWLRLAGHARLRATGERRIAAFVTAFAFSKAPQR, encoded by the coding sequence ATGACGGACGATCAGGCAGCACGCGGTCAGGCGGTGCGGCGGCCTTCGGGCGTGCGTGAGGTCTTCGCGTACAACTGGCCCAGCTACCTCGCCGGCGGCCTCGCCGTCACCACCAGCTGGGCGCTGGGCCGCCGACTCCCCCGCCGGCCGGCCGCCCTGGCCCGCGCCGGCGCGCTGACCGCCACCGGCTGGCTGGTCAGCAGCACTGCCGCCAGCTGGTGGGTCTATGACCGATCCGAGCTGCACTCCTTCGGCTGGCTGGCCGACCTCCTGCCGCACGGGCCGGGCGACCATCTCGTGGTCTCGTCCGGCCTCGACGAGGCGAGCCGGCCGCTCGCCGCCCGCTACCCCGGCGCGGCGCAGTCCCGGGCCGACCTGTACGACCCGGCGCTCACCACCGAGGGGTCGATCAGGCGAGCCCGCAGACGAGTACCGCCCATCGCCGGCACCCGACCCGCCCGCCCGGAGCGGCTGCCCGCGCCGGCCTCCTCCCAGGACACCGTGTTCCTGGTCTTCGCCGCCCACGAACTGCGTCAACCAGCCGACCGCGAAGCCCTGTTCGCCGAATGCGCCCGCACGCTGCGCCCGGGCGGCACTCTGATCCTGGTGGAACACCTGCGGGACGCGGCGAACACGGCGGTCTACGGCCCCGGCGCCTGGCACTTCCTGCCGCGCGCCGAATGGCTGCGCCTGGCCGGACACGCCCGCCTGCGAGCGACCGGCGAGCGGCGGATCGCCGCCTTCGTCACCGCGTTCGCCTTCAGCAAGGCCCCGCAGCGGTGA
- a CDS encoding sugar ABC transporter permease yields MDRLGPLPWIAPAVLLIVLVVLWPVYEMVHTSFLRISTSGFVRGSAGLDKYRKLFAETDLGHVLLSTVIWTVAVVGLTMVLSLALAQLFNQEFPGRRLTRWALIAPWAASVLMTAIGFKWMLNQTAGVLNTAMTDLGLINGPKDWLGNPSTAWPWMMFVAVFVSLPFTTYTLLAGLQTVPGEVYEAARVDGASTWQTYLRITLPLLRPAFLVGVVINLINVFNSFPVIWGMTQGGPGSQTATTTVFMYQLKDTDIGESAAMSVVNFALVVLMVLVFLKVSRWNEDES; encoded by the coding sequence CTGGACCGGCTCGGTCCGCTGCCCTGGATAGCCCCGGCCGTCCTGCTGATCGTGCTCGTGGTCCTGTGGCCCGTCTACGAGATGGTCCACACCTCCTTCCTGCGGATCAGCACCAGCGGGTTCGTCCGCGGCTCGGCCGGCCTGGACAAGTACCGCAAGCTCTTCGCCGAGACCGACCTCGGCCATGTGCTGCTCTCCACGGTGATCTGGACCGTCGCCGTCGTAGGCCTGACTATGGTCCTCTCGCTGGCGCTCGCGCAGCTGTTCAACCAGGAGTTCCCCGGCCGCCGGCTGACCCGCTGGGCGCTGATCGCCCCCTGGGCGGCGTCCGTGCTGATGACCGCCATCGGCTTCAAGTGGATGCTCAACCAGACCGCCGGCGTGCTGAACACCGCGATGACCGACCTCGGCCTGATCAACGGTCCCAAGGACTGGCTCGGCAACCCGTCCACCGCCTGGCCGTGGATGATGTTCGTCGCCGTCTTCGTCTCCCTGCCCTTCACCACCTACACGTTGCTGGCCGGCCTGCAGACCGTCCCCGGCGAGGTCTACGAGGCCGCACGGGTCGACGGCGCGTCCACCTGGCAGACCTACCTGCGGATCACGCTGCCGCTGCTGCGTCCGGCGTTCCTGGTCGGCGTGGTGATCAACCTGATCAACGTCTTCAACTCCTTCCCCGTCATCTGGGGCATGACGCAGGGCGGCCCCGGCAGCCAGACGGCCACCACCACGGTCTTCATGTACCAGCTCAAGGACACCGACATCGGTGAGTCCGCCGCGATGTCGGTGGTCAACTTCGCGCTGGTGGTGCTGATGGTGCTGGTCTTCCTCAAGGTCAGCCGCTGGAACGAGGACGAGAGCTGA
- a CDS encoding DeoR/GlpR family DNA-binding transcription regulator yields the protein MLKADRTARILDHIAKEGSADVHALTELLSVSGATIRRDLQSLHEQGLLHRTRGGAVTGTVNLELPLRHRAGRQQSEKRRIALAAAALVPDGAVVGMTGGTTVTEIARVLAERSGLTIVTNAVNIAADLIVRSDIRLVVVGGNARTASYELVGPAAERMLSQYHLDIAFIGVDGLTASEGCTTHDEMEAHTDRAFLRSSARSVVVADNTKIGRVTFAEICPLSDIDDLVTDTALSETQEKAITDRGVHVLRA from the coding sequence ATGCTCAAAGCTGATCGAACCGCGCGCATCCTTGACCATATTGCCAAGGAGGGCAGCGCAGATGTGCACGCACTCACCGAGCTGCTCAGTGTCTCGGGCGCGACGATCCGCCGCGACCTGCAGTCCCTGCACGAGCAGGGACTGCTGCACCGCACCCGCGGCGGCGCGGTGACCGGGACGGTCAACCTGGAGCTGCCGCTGCGCCACCGGGCCGGCCGCCAGCAGTCCGAGAAGCGCAGGATCGCGCTGGCCGCCGCCGCCCTCGTCCCGGACGGCGCCGTGGTCGGCATGACCGGTGGCACCACGGTCACCGAGATCGCCCGCGTCCTGGCCGAACGCAGCGGGCTCACCATCGTGACCAACGCCGTCAACATCGCCGCCGACCTGATCGTCCGCTCCGACATCCGCCTGGTGGTCGTCGGCGGCAACGCCCGCACGGCCAGCTACGAACTGGTCGGACCGGCCGCCGAACGGATGCTGAGCCAGTACCACCTGGACATCGCCTTCATCGGCGTCGACGGCCTGACCGCGAGCGAGGGCTGCACCACCCACGACGAGATGGAAGCCCACACCGACCGCGCCTTCCTGCGCAGCAGCGCCCGCTCGGTCGTCGTCGCTGACAACACCAAGATCGGCCGGGTCACCTTCGCCGAGATCTGCCCCCTGAGCGACATCGACGACCTGGTCACCGACACCGCCCTCAGCGAGACCCAGGAAAAGGCCATCACCGACCGCGGCGTCCACGTCCTACGGGCGTGA